The genomic segment ATCACTCACACCTCGGTGCGGGAAGATCAGGTGGCGGCTCACCCCATCTGCCCCGTGTGCTTCGAGGTGAACTCGACTAGGCCCTAAACAGCCTGGGCGCCGGGGGCTAGCGAAGCTCGTCGAGAAGCTGCAGCAAGGACTCGCCGAACTGCTCCACCTTCATCGGCCCGATCCCCGAAATATCCAGAAGCTCAGCTTTGGTGGCGGGCATCTCCTCGGCGATCGCGGTCAAAGTGGCATCGGTAAACACGATATACGCTGGGGCGTTGAGGTCTTCCGCCTCGGCGCGGCGCCACTGCTTCAGGCGCTCGAAGATCGCCGCATCCGCCCCCGATGGGCAGTCCTCATGCCGGCCCGCCACTTTGTCCTGCGGGGTCATCAGCGACTTGCCGCACACTCGGCAGCGCTTCGAACGGCGAGAACGCGGCGGAACCGAGGAGATATCCACCTCCGGCACCACAACATCCAAAAATCGGCTGCGCTTGCGTGAGGCCCGCCCGCCTTCTTTGCGAGCCAGCGCCCACGAACAAAACAGATGCTCGCGGGCACGGGTAATACCCACATAAAACAGTCGGCGTTCCTCCTCGATGGCCTCGTTCCCCGATTTGATGGCGTGGCTAATCGGCAGGGTTTTCTCCACCAAACCCACCACAAACACCGCATCCCATTCCAGGCCCTTAGCGGCGTGCAAGGTGGCAAGGGTGACACCCTCGACCGTCGGATCCTGCTTAGCGGCGGCGCGTTGATGCACCTGATCCATCACCTCCTGCAACCCCCACGTGGGATGCGAGGTGGTGAGATCCTCGATCACATCGGCCAGCGCCTTCAGGGACTGCCAGCGTTCGCGCTGCTTAGCGCCCTCAGGTTCTTTTTCGCTCAGGCCCACATCAGCAAGCAGATCGCGCACAAACCCATTGAGCTCCACCCCACTCGGGCCGATGCGCTTCAACTCTTCTTCGGCCACTCCCGCCGTGCGCTCCACCTGGATCTGGCGGTTGAGTTTCTGCGCGGCGCGCACCAGCAGCGCCATCGCTTGGCGTACCTCGGCCCGGTCATAAAAACCCTCGCCTTGCTGGACTTGATAGGGGATGCCGGCGTCGGCAAGCGCCTGCTCATACGCGGGCGACTGGGCGCGGATTCGAAACAGCACCGCAATCTCGGAGGTAGGAACCCCATTATTCATGAGCTCGTGGATGCGCTGAACCACCCCGCGAGCCTCGGCGTGTTCATCCGCAAAGGATTCAAAGCTCGGCGCCGGGCCCGGTGGGCGCAGCCCCTCTAGCTGGAGGCGCGTACCGGCAATGCGGCCGCTGGCCTCCCCGATCACCATATTGGCCACCGTGGTGATCTGTGGGGTGGATCGGTAGTCGCGCTGCAGGCGCACGGTGGTGGCGTGTGGATAGCGGCGCTGGAAGTCCAGCAGATAGCGCGGGGTGGCACCAGTAAAGGAATAAATGGTCTGGTTGGCATCGCCCACCACCGTGAGATCGCTGCGATCGCCGAGCCACGCATCCAAGACCCGCTGCTGCAGCGGGGTGACATCCTGGTACTCGTCCACCACGAAGGTGCGGTATTGATCGCGAAACTCCTCGGCCACCGCTGGGGCGTTCTCTAGGGCCCCAGCGACATGAATGAGCAGATCATCGAAGTCGAGCAGCACCCCCTCCTTGGTGTTTTTCAACTGCTCGTAGCGCTCATACGCCTGGGCGATCTTAGCCGGATTCGCCGGTGCGGTGCGCAGGGTCTTTTCTACCTCCTGCGGATAGGCCTCA from the Corynebacterium ciconiae DSM 44920 genome contains:
- a CDS encoding ATP-dependent DNA helicase UvrD2, with the protein product MFSLDDLDEDQRRAAAAPRGPVCILAGAGTGKTRTITYRIANLVNEGMVSPNRVLAVTFTTRAAGELRQRLRSMGVQAVQARTFHSAARRQLAYFWPSIAGDLPWRMLDNQFGAVARAVRAVGLDTSTESIRDVLGEISWAKASLLTPEAYPQEVEKTLRTAPANPAKIAQAYERYEQLKNTKEGVLLDFDDLLIHVAGALENAPAVAEEFRDQYRTFVVDEYQDVTPLQQRVLDAWLGDRSDLTVVGDANQTIYSFTGATPRYLLDFQRRYPHATTVRLQRDYRSTPQITTVANMVIGEASGRIAGTRLQLEGLRPPGPAPSFESFADEHAEARGVVQRIHELMNNGVPTSEIAVLFRIRAQSPAYEQALADAGIPYQVQQGEGFYDRAEVRQAMALLVRAAQKLNRQIQVERTAGVAEEELKRIGPSGVELNGFVRDLLADVGLSEKEPEGAKQRERWQSLKALADVIEDLTTSHPTWGLQEVMDQVHQRAAAKQDPTVEGVTLATLHAAKGLEWDAVFVVGLVEKTLPISHAIKSGNEAIEEERRLFYVGITRAREHLFCSWALARKEGGRASRKRSRFLDVVVPEVDISSVPPRSRRSKRCRVCGKSLMTPQDKVAGRHEDCPSGADAAIFERLKQWRRAEAEDLNAPAYIVFTDATLTAIAEEMPATKAELLDISGIGPMKVEQFGESLLQLLDELR